Proteins encoded by one window of Cyanobium sp. NS01:
- a CDS encoding copper-translocating P-type ATPase, with protein MSTPSASPPCCHAEDPAGLADGMERELARERTELRRKVNVAVVLTALVMLSSLPHMLGVHSLPFLPGWFTSPWTQLILTTPVLFWCGRGFFSGAASAFRQHSADMNTLVAAGTGIAWLTSLFSTVFPQLLIAEGLPADVYYETAAVILTMVLLGNLMEARARGQTSEAIRRLLQLQPPTARVLRHGQPVQIPVSQVVVGDLVQVRPGEKLPTDGVVSEGSSWVEESMLTGEPTPVAKAAGDAVIGASMNRSGSFTFRVSRVGTGTVLAQIVELVRQAQSSRTQVQRVADQVVSWFAPAVIALAIAAYVIWFLVSGNAVLAMLFLVSVLVIACPCALGLATPTSIMVASGKGAENGLIFRSAEALETAGTLRTIVLDKTGTLTRGQPEVTQFERLDGGALPADTLLALTAALESRSEHPLAEAIVAYATGQLQPGDLPAVTAFEAVAGRGVQGVIAGQQVRVGTPRWLPELGIDTAALEPLVERLEALACSVAAVEVDGRIEACFGVADPLKPSAAAAVAALRRLGLQVVMLSGDARRTAEVVATQVGIERVVAEVRPADKASVVQRLQEQGEGPVAMVGDGINDAPALAQADVGLAMGTGTDVAIAASDVTLISGNLAGVPAAIELSRHTMANIRQNLFFAFAYNVAGIPIAAGVLFPLTGWLLSPMLAGAAMAFSSVSVVSNALRLRRFRPAPLPRAA; from the coding sequence ATGAGCACCCCGTCCGCCAGCCCTCCCTGTTGCCATGCCGAGGATCCAGCCGGCTTGGCCGATGGCATGGAGCGGGAGCTGGCCCGGGAACGCACCGAGCTGCGCCGCAAGGTGAATGTGGCGGTGGTGCTCACCGCACTGGTGATGCTCTCGAGCCTGCCCCACATGCTCGGGGTCCACAGCCTGCCCTTCCTGCCGGGCTGGTTCACCAGCCCCTGGACCCAGCTGATCCTCACCACGCCGGTGCTGTTCTGGTGCGGCCGGGGCTTCTTCAGCGGCGCCGCCTCGGCCTTTCGCCAGCACAGCGCCGACATGAACACCCTGGTGGCGGCCGGCACCGGCATCGCCTGGCTCACCTCGCTGTTCAGCACCGTCTTCCCCCAGCTGCTGATCGCCGAGGGCCTGCCGGCAGACGTCTACTACGAAACCGCCGCTGTGATCCTCACCATGGTGCTGCTGGGCAACCTGATGGAGGCCCGCGCCCGGGGGCAGACCTCCGAGGCGATCCGGCGCCTGCTGCAGCTCCAGCCCCCCACGGCCCGGGTGCTGCGTCACGGCCAGCCGGTGCAGATCCCCGTGTCGCAAGTGGTGGTGGGCGATCTGGTGCAGGTGCGCCCGGGCGAGAAGCTGCCCACCGATGGGGTGGTGAGCGAAGGCAGCTCCTGGGTGGAGGAATCGATGCTCACCGGGGAGCCCACGCCTGTGGCCAAGGCGGCGGGCGATGCGGTGATCGGCGCCTCGATGAACCGCAGCGGCAGCTTCACCTTCCGGGTCAGCCGGGTGGGGACGGGCACGGTGCTGGCCCAGATCGTGGAGCTGGTGCGCCAGGCCCAGAGCTCCCGCACCCAGGTGCAGCGGGTGGCCGATCAGGTGGTGAGCTGGTTCGCGCCGGCGGTGATCGCCCTGGCCATTGCCGCCTATGTGATCTGGTTTCTGGTGAGCGGCAATGCGGTGCTGGCGATGCTCTTTCTGGTGAGCGTGCTGGTGATCGCCTGTCCCTGTGCCCTGGGCCTGGCCACCCCCACCTCGATCATGGTGGCCTCCGGCAAGGGAGCGGAGAACGGCCTGATCTTCCGCAGCGCCGAGGCGCTCGAAACTGCCGGCACGCTCCGCACCATCGTGCTCGACAAGACCGGCACCCTCACCCGCGGCCAGCCGGAGGTGACCCAGTTCGAGCGACTCGACGGTGGCGCGCTGCCGGCTGACACCCTGCTGGCCCTGACGGCCGCACTGGAATCCCGCTCGGAGCATCCCCTGGCCGAGGCGATCGTGGCCTATGCGACAGGCCAGCTGCAGCCGGGCGATCTGCCGGCGGTGACGGCCTTCGAGGCCGTGGCGGGTCGCGGCGTGCAGGGGGTGATCGCCGGCCAGCAGGTGCGGGTCGGCACCCCCCGCTGGCTCCCTGAACTCGGCATCGACACCGCGGCCCTCGAGCCCCTGGTGGAGCGCCTGGAGGCCCTGGCCTGCAGTGTGGCGGCCGTGGAGGTGGACGGGCGGATCGAGGCCTGCTTCGGGGTGGCCGATCCGCTCAAACCCAGTGCCGCGGCAGCGGTGGCGGCGCTGCGGCGGCTGGGTCTTCAGGTGGTGATGCTCAGCGGTGACGCCCGCCGCACCGCCGAGGTGGTGGCCACCCAGGTGGGGATCGAGCGGGTGGTGGCCGAGGTGCGTCCCGCCGACAAGGCCTCGGTGGTGCAACGGCTGCAGGAGCAGGGGGAGGGCCCGGTGGCGATGGTGGGTGACGGCATCAACGACGCCCCCGCCCTGGCCCAGGCCGACGTGGGCCTCGCCATGGGCACCGGCACCGATGTGGCGATCGCCGCCAGCGACGTCACCCTGATCTCCGGCAACCTGGCCGGCGTGCCGGCGGCGATCGAGCTCAGCCGCCACACCATGGCCAACATCCGCCAGAACCTGTTCTTCGCCTTCGCCTACAACGTGGCCGGCATCCCGATCGCCGCCGGTGTGCTGTTCCCCCTCACCGGCTGGCTGCTGAGCCCGATGCTGGCCGGCGCCGCCATGGCCTTCAGCTCCGTGTCGGTTGTGAGCAATGCCCTGCGGCTGCGCCGCTTCCGGCCTGCGCCCCTGCCGAGGGCGGCCTGA
- a CDS encoding heavy metal-responsive transcriptional regulator, translating into MKIGVLAQRSGLPVKTLRYYEELGLLPAVGRSAGGYRLFAESSLRRLEFIRRLKSLGLTLEDIQGCLEVHDAGQLPCGDIQRQLQRQIDLVDERLRELHQFRTELRGLLGNWQNDPAPNASVICPNLKV; encoded by the coding sequence ATGAAGATCGGCGTCCTGGCGCAACGCAGCGGGCTGCCGGTCAAGACCCTTCGCTACTACGAGGAGCTGGGCCTGCTGCCGGCGGTTGGCCGCAGTGCGGGGGGCTACCGGCTGTTCGCTGAAAGCAGCCTGCGCCGTCTGGAGTTCATCCGGCGGCTCAAGAGCCTTGGCCTGACCCTTGAGGACATCCAGGGCTGTCTGGAGGTGCACGACGCCGGCCAACTCCCGTGTGGCGACATCCAGCGGCAGCTCCAGCGCCAGATCGACCTGGTGGACGAACGCCTGCGGGAGTTGCACCAGTTCCGCACCGAGCTGCGGGGTCTGCTGGGGAACTGGCAGAACGATCCGGCGCCGAACGCCAGCGTGATCTGCCCCAACCTCAAGGTCTGA
- a CDS encoding cupredoxin domain-containing protein, with the protein MTLPPLMSPLPALAVAVTAATSASTAEPLWRSIEQPVLLKVLVAGAGVALIIWELWWFLGRHGGGVAAHEGEHGLQEITITVDGGYAPSRIRVKAGQPVRLSFHRIDPSGCVAKVIFPDFHQSLDLPLDATTSVDLPAKAAGTYPFHCGMNMVRGSLEVE; encoded by the coding sequence ATGACGCTCCCACCCCTGATGTCGCCCCTGCCTGCCCTAGCCGTCGCCGTCACCGCTGCCACGAGCGCCTCCACCGCCGAGCCGCTCTGGCGCAGCATCGAGCAGCCTGTGCTGCTGAAGGTCCTGGTGGCCGGCGCAGGGGTGGCACTGATCATCTGGGAGCTGTGGTGGTTCCTCGGCCGCCATGGTGGTGGCGTGGCGGCCCACGAGGGGGAGCACGGGCTGCAGGAGATCACCATCACCGTGGACGGCGGCTATGCCCCCTCGCGGATCCGGGTGAAGGCCGGCCAGCCGGTGCGGCTCAGCTTTCACCGGATCGATCCGAGCGGCTGCGTGGCGAAGGTGATCTTCCCCGATTTCCACCAATCCCTCGATCTGCCCCTGGATGCCACCACCTCCGTGGACTTGCCGGCCAAGGCTGCCGGCACCTATCCCTTCCACTGCGGCATGAACATGGTGCGGGGCAGCCTTGAGGTGGAGTGA